Genomic DNA from Equus caballus isolate H_3958 breed thoroughbred chromosome 10, TB-T2T, whole genome shotgun sequence:
GGCCCGGAGATGACCAGGGCCTCCTCGTGGTTCGGTTCAGAGGTGAGGGTGCCGTGGGTGCTTGATTAGGGCCACAGAGCCGTGGCTGCCCCGAGTCGGCTGGGCCGCGTGGGAGGAGCGCTTTGTCGGGAGCTTCAGGCTGCCGCGCCGAAAGGCAGGTTCCTAAGGAGTGAGGCCGGGGTCTGGCCGCCGCCGCAGCGTCgcctgctgggggaggagggggggtgAAGGGCGGGGCCCGGGAGCAGGTATTTGTGTAGTTTGAAGGCAGGACGGCTTTTTTTCGGACACCACCCAGGCCCGGCAGACTCTAGAATAAAGGGACGTTAGTGCGAGGGCCGTGCCTCGGAGCCGGTGCTGGCAGTTGTAGCGCGTTGCTGCAGGAAAGAGCGGGATGGTCAGCTACAGGAGGCCAAGCCTGAAGTTTCTCCAAGGTGCCCGAGGAAGGAAGGTGGGGCGGTCCTGCGGCTCTGAAGGGAGAGCAGTGGGAAGATGCCAAGCGTATGTTTGTGCGGCCAGGGCAAGGCAATATGAAGCCTTTCTTTAAGATGATGGGGAACTGGGGACACAATGCAATGTGCAGGGAGATCCAGGGTCCAATCAGAGTTGGGATCCCCATGCCACTGGGGAGACACAGGGGGAAAGGAAAACTGGGTCGTGATAATGGGCAAACCCGGGTCCAAGAAGTTTTGGGGTGCTTCACTTGGGGGCGCAATGGTAAGGGTGGGCGCGGCTGCACTGCTGGCCAGGACAGCCGGTGGCCGGCCTGCCCATCCGGGCCTCTGACCCCAGCCCCCGCTCTCTTGCAGACGGTGCGCGTCCAGGGCAATGACATCTCGCACCGGCTGCGGCTGTCGGCCGTGCGGCGGCAGGACGAGGGCGTGTACGAGTGCCGCGTGTCGGACTACAGCGACGACGACACGCAGGAGCACAAGGCCCAGGCGCTGCTGCGCGTGCTCTCGCGCTTCGCGCCGCCCAACATGCAGGCCGCCGAGGCCGTGTCCCACATTCAGAGCAGCGGGCCGCGCCGCCACGGCCCCGCCAGCGCCGCCAACGCCAACCACGGGGGCGCCACCGGAGCCGCGGGCCGCGCCACCTCCGAGCCTGGCCGCGGCGACAAGAGCCCGCCTCCCGCGAGCCCTCCCGCCGCCCGGGGTCCTGGCGTCCCCgaggccgccgccgcctccgcggCCCACGCAGCCGCCACCACCGTCGCGGCCGCAGCCGCAGCTTCATCAGCGTCGCTGCCGCCCAGCCGGGCGGTCCTTCTGCGCCAGAGGCACGGCTCGGGTAAgggcggcgcgcgcggggccgggggcgCTGCGGGAGGGAGCGCGCCGGCTGGCTCCTGCCTGGGCCGCCAGCTCGGGGGCGTTTGCACGCATGGTCGTCCGCGTTAACTTGAGGGCGCGCGGGGCGCCTTTCCCGCAGCCTCCCTTGGGCTCTCTTCCTGCTGTTTTCCGGTCTTTACTGTTGCCCTCTTGAAGCGTCGACGACGTGTTGATGAATGGGGGCTGCCCTGCCGGCGACCTCCGGGTGCGCAGGAGGCTGGAGTGTGGGGAGCCCTCTCTTGAGTTTGGAAAACTGGACCTTGCGGGCTGTGCTCCCACAGTGGTGTGCCTTGTTTTCTCCTGGACCCCTCAGCGCCTGGAGGGTGGGGCATTCGCACCCCGGGtacagtgggaggaggggaggtggttGACTCAGGCGGTGTAAGTACTGCCTGACTCAATGGCACAGACAGGCTTTGTCTAAGCCGGAGCGAGTGGGCCTGGCTGTGTGGCTCAGCtccaggagggctggggcagaggcagggacaCAGGATGGACAGTGGAGTCAGAGAACAGAGGTCAGCAAAATGGACTGACTGCCAGGCAGGCAGCTCTGGGAAGAGGGGCCGCTTAGCAGTAGTGGGGGTTTATGGAGGGTGGAAGGGACTGATGCCAGTGTGTCCCTCCTCCCAAGGTACCCCCGCCCCCTGCCAGCTCAGAAACGCGCCTCAGAGATGGGCTCAGCTCCAGCGCTCACTGTCTGTGTGTGATTTTAGGCGAGTCACTCCCTCTCTGGACCCCAGCCCTCCATCTTGTGTGAGGCACAGTCCGGCGGAGAGCGTCTACTAGCCTTGCAGCACGGGGAGGGGCCTTCTGGGGCGGTGGCGTGTACCTCCCTAGGGCTGGAGCACACTGTCACATCCTGTTCTCGTGGCTGTCAAGGTGCAGGTCACCTGCCACCAGCCTCAGAGCTTGTTAGGAAGCAGGCTCCTGGGCCCTCCCGCTGAGCCCGAGGTGGCGGGCATCCTGGCCTGCATCTGGCTGATTCCCCAGCCCTCGGACAGCTGAGCCTGGCCAGTCTGTCTGGAGGGCGGTCAGGTGTGTCTCACTCAGTCGCACCCTCTCTGGGGGCCTCCTCCACGCGGCTCAGCGGCTGCTGCGTCTGGAGGCCTGCCCCCTCTGGCTCCACGCAGTGACCCACAAGACTCGCCCCCGGTTCTGTGGGAAGGTGGGTTGGCTGAGACCTGAGGAGAGCCTCTCTCCGAACAGCCCCAAGCTCGCCACCCAACTTGGAACTTTCTATCGCCGGGTTGATTTAAGATAACACTAGCTGCTGTGACAAAACCTCCCAATGCCAATGGCTTCACACAGTTCAAATGGATTATTTCTGGTTCACATCAGGTCCTGTTCTGgagctggtgggggtggggctgctcTGTTCCGTGCAGTCATTCAGGGACCTAGGCTGCCGGAGACTCTCCCGTCTTCAGCAAGTGGCTTCCACGGTCCCTCTGGGCATCGACACACAGCCAACAGATGAGGGAAGAGGGACCGGAAGCCCTGCTCACCCGGTTCCCTGAGAACTGAGCCCCAGGCCCACACTGAGGCCTGCAGAGTGCACGATGAGGTCACCTCTCTCTTACACCCTTCGAGTGGTTCTGAGTATCTGTCGTTCTTGGAAGACTGAGCAAGTAGCTGCGCGCATCACTTTGGTAGGGCTCAAATCTCTCAC
This window encodes:
- the VSTM2B gene encoding V-set and transmembrane domain-containing protein 2B codes for the protein MEQRNRLGALGYLPPLLLHALLLFVADATFTEVPKDVTVREGDDIEMPCAFRASGATSYSLEIQWWYLKEPPRELLHELALSVPGARSKVANKDATKISTVRVQGNDISHRLRLSAVRRQDEGVYECRVSDYSDDDTQEHKAQALLRVLSRFAPPNMQAAEAVSHIQSSGPRRHGPASAANANHGGATGAAGRATSEPGRGDKSPPPASPPAARGPGVPEAAAASAAHAAATTVAAAAAASSASLPPSRAVLLRQRHGSGTGPSYAPDPLLSLLLLALHQLLGLLVGH